From Penicillium digitatum chromosome 5, complete sequence, one genomic window encodes:
- a CDS encoding Rhamnosidase B, putative encodes MVLSEVQKTINELQANWIWVPNWTDTSDANTAGKIVDFRPDTRYKLYVNGKHVAVGPTRSSPLIWYYDRLDIAPYLKEGQNEIQFVVIRYFMASRSAMPFVRTSLPGLTVIGKIETGEGIVDLASSKNWMASVNESIQFPMGLVDDVFLHISERITPTDPSPAVTPCIYTIKTLNGDIPPWNLRPRSIPTPESTPAVVKTIRTCKSSVEASNWIALFSNNHSFALPATSTHTLEVQADVHSTAFLRWAFKAAKSPSQIKLKVTHSEGYELEPRSYPFFRSKADRLNATVGHIIGPYDEVTLDLPNPETVIYEPFWFRTFRLLRIEITVGPEPIELVSFDATQVNYPMAVKASWKEPGDSHSEQIWNVSIRTMRNCMFDGYSDCPFYEQLQYSGDSRSVGLFHYLLSGDDRLMRQAITNFAASVTPEGLTQSRFPSHVPQVIAGFSLYWILQVCDHHLYFGDMRFARSFLPRIDGILDFFDAHVDELGLISGLPEVVWQYVDWVTTWGATDDHPDKGVPTSGRTSNRHTYFSMLYAWVLQRVAGLVRDVGRPGHAAEYEARAESLIGAIRAHCYDGQFFTDSTADVADELSYSQHCQVFAVICGAAKTEDSARIMTESITKERFSQCSYMMRFYAFRALALAGEDLYDSFWAMMWAPWRRMLANNLSTWEEDDVRQRSDCHAWGSVPIYEYCTELAGVQPVAAGSSKISFRPRLRLTEVLDAKVALGKDNLATISWKLSGNRKLVELRLEKAVEVVSRLPGGQDEEHGVVDHLSFVFKD; translated from the exons ATGGTCCTATCAGAAGTACAAAAG ACAATCAACGAACTCCAGGCTAACTGGATCTGGGTTCCAAACTGGACAGACACTTCAGACGCAAACACAGCTGGCAAGATAGTTGACTTCAGGC CCGACACGCGTTACAAGCTCTATGTGAATGGGAAGCATGTTGCCGTCGGACCAACTCGCAGCAGCCCTTTGATCTGGTACTATGATAGGCTGGACATTGCGCCCTACCTTAAAGAAGGACAGAATGAGATTCAATTTGTTGTTATCCGGTACTTCATGGCTTCGAGGAGTGCAATGCCCTTTGTGCGGACATCTCTTCCAGGCTTAACAGTCATTGGAAAGATTGAGACAGGCGAGGGGATCGTCGATCTTGCTTCGTCCAAAAATTGGATGGCATCCGTGAATGAAAGCATTCAGTTTCCGATGGGACTAGTTGACGATGTGTTCCTTCAT ATCAGCGAGCGCATTACTCCTACAGACCCCAGTCCCGCTGTGACACCGTGTATCTACACCATCAAGACGCTCAATGGCGATATCCCGCCCTGGAATCTGCGTCCACGCTCTATCCCCACGCCCGAGTCAACGCCAGCTGTTGTAAAAACGATCAGAACATGCAAGAGTTCGGTCGAAGCTAGCAACTGGATAGCCCTCTTTTCAAATAATCACTCTTTCGCCCTTCCTGCGACCTCAACTCATACGCTTGAAGTGCAAGCGGATGTCCATTCGACCGCATTCCTCCGATGGGCTTTCAAGGCAGCCAAAAGCCCTTCTCAAATTAAACTCAAAGTTACACACTCAGAAGGCTACGAACTTGAGCCTCGATCATACCCTTTCTTCCGCTCCAAGGCCGACCGACTGAATGCAACTGTCGGTCACATTATCGGACCATACGATGAGGTGACACTTGATCTTCCCAACCCTGAGACTGTTATCTACGAGCCATTCTGGTTCCGAACCTTCCGACTCTTGAGGATTGAAATCACCGTCGGCCCTGAGCCAATCGAGCTGGTTTCATTTGATGCTACCCAGGTCAACTACCCCATGGCTGTTAAAGCCAGCTGGAAGGAGCCCGGCGATTCCCACAGCGAGCAGATCTGGAATGTCTCCATTCGAACAATGCGAAACTGCATGTTCGACGGCTACTCTGACTGCCCTTTCTACGAGCAATTACA ATACTCCGGGGACAGCCGCTCCGTCGGTCTATTCCACTACCTCCTCTCAGGTGACGACCGACTAATGCGCCAAGCCATCACAAACTTCGCCGCCTCCGTCACACCCGAAGGCCTCACACAGTCTCGCTTTCCCTCGCACGTACCGCAAGTGATAGCCGGGTTCTCTCTGTATTGGATCCTGCAGGTCTGCGACCACCACCTATACTTTGGCGACATGCGCTTTGCGCGAAGCTTCCTCCCGCGCATCGATGGTATTCTCGACTTCTTCGATGCCCACGTCGACGAGTTAGGTCTGATCAGTGGACTTCCTGAGGTTGTATGGCAATACGTTGACTGGGTGACGACGTGGGGTGCCACAGACGACCATCCCGACAAAGGAGTTCCAACCTCCGGACGGACATCCAACCGACATACTTATTTcagtatgttgtatgcgtGGGTTCTGCAAAGGGTTGCTGGTCTGGTGCGCGACGTTGGTCGGCCGGGACATGCTGCTGAATACGAAGCGAGGGCGGAATCGCTCATAGGGGCTATCCGGGCTCATTGCTATGATGGGCAATTCTTCACTGACTCGACGGCCGATGTTGCCGATGAGCTGTCATATTCTCAACACTGTCAGGTCTTTGCTGTGATCTGTGGAGCGGCCAAGACCGAGGATTCTGCGCGGATCATGACTGAATCCATAACGAAGGAACGCTTCTCACAGTGTTCGTATATGATGCGGTTCTATGCTTTCCGCGCACTTGCTTTGGCCGGCGAGGATTTGTACGACTCGTTTTGGGCGATGATGTGGGCTCCGTGGCGGAGGATGCTGGCGAATAATCTGTCGACTTGGGAGGAAGACGATGTCAGACAGAGATCTGATTGTCATGCTTGGGGGAGTGTGCCAATTTATGAGTACTGTACTGAGCTGGCGGGTGTTCAACCAGTCGCTGCTGGTTCGTCGAAGATATCTTTCAGGCCTAGGCTTAGGTTGACGGAGGTGTTGGACGCCAAGGTAGCGCTTGGTAAGGATAATTTGGCTACAATCTCGTGGAAGCTCTCTGGAAATAGGAAGCTTGTGGAGCTTAGGCTTGAGAAGGCGGTTGAGGTTGTTAGCCGATTGCCGGGAGGCCAGGATGAAGAACATGGGGTGGTCGATCATCTCAGCTTTGTTTTTAAGGACTGA
- a CDS encoding Sugar/inositol transporter produces MKMDVPKASAETIEDASKHGDVMPTKGMGPVMRSREDELGVWQCVRRFHTVSLIAMTAAFSASLDGYQINLNGGIVSNKGFIRQMASPGTSIIAGKYISAWGGVQSAGQTVGQVLLQYATEKFGRKIAFYIIWLDIVISVFIESFATRWDHWLAAKLFSGMGVGMLQSTLPLYLSEIAPTQLRGFYINAYSFWFVVGQIFASVALKELSEKDPYQFRVPIYTQWAMVGIILFIFVFIPESPWWLVSKGKTEKAATILSWCNRKVEGYSVDEQIEVMTATVAEERIIAGRNAEEGPWAVFRGRNRLRFLIAAWPKIAQQFVGLSVFNTYATYFFQYAGNKDPFTVTVILSCVQLLSMLLTAATTDKLGRRPLTIYPYAVTSVSVLCLGIIGCFDYTKPSTSSLLIFFACLATLSTTGASAIGYAYAAEIPQQRLRAKTAGWALASSNLVAIMFSFCTPLMINNAPVSHWGVKTAFFFAGTGTIAVIIAWFLLPEVTRRTPAEIDEMFEKKVNLRKFKGYVTEVQLRSNEQREDQEMGVTA; encoded by the exons atgaagatggatGTTCCCAAGGCCAGCGCTGAAACCATTGAGGATGCGTCCAAGCATGGAGATGTCATGCCTACCAAGGGCATGGGGCCCGTCATGCGATCTCGCGAAGACGAACTGGGTGTCTGGCAGTGTGTACGACGATTCCACACCGTGTCGCTGATTGCCATGACCGCGGCGTTTAGCGCATCGCTGGATGGGTACC AAATCAACCTGAATGGCGGTATTGTCTCCAACAAAGGGTTCATTCGACAGATGGCTTCTCCGGGCACATCGATCATCGCAGGCAAATACATCTCCGCCTGGGGTGGTGTGCAATCCGCCGGTCAAACGGTCGGTCAAGTC ctcctccaaTACGCCACGGAAAAGTTCGGTCGGAAAATCGCGTTCTATATCATCTGGCTCGATATTGTGATCAGCGTGTTTATTGAGTCCTTTGCAAccagatgggatcactggcTCGCAGCGAAACTCTTCTCGGGAATGGGTGTTGGGATGCTGCAATCCACCTTGCCTCTCTACTTGTCGGAAATCGCCCCAACCCAGCTGCGAGGGTTCTATATCAACGCGTATAGTTT CTGGTTTGTGGTTGGTCAGATCTTCGCCTCGGTGGCCCTGAAGGAACTCAGCGAAAAGGACCCGTATCAATTCCGAGTGCCTATCTATACCCAG TGGGCTATGGTGGGCATCATTCTGTTCATCTTCGTCTTTATCCCCGAATCACCCTGGTGGCTCGTGAGCAAAGGAAAGACGGAAAAGGCAGCCACCATTCTATCTTGGTGCAACCGCAAGGTTGAGGGATACAGTGTCGACGAACAGATT GAAGTCATGACAGCCACAGTTGCGGAAGAGCGTATCATCGCAGGGCGTAATGCGGAAGAGGGACCATGGGCTGTTTTCCGGGGCCGCAATCGCCTTCGTTTTTTAATTGCTGCGTGGCCCAAGATTGCCCAGCAGTTTGTCGGTCTGTCCGTGTTTAACACGTACGCCACCTACTTCT TTCAATATGCGGGTAACAAGGACCCATTCACGGTCACGGTCATTCTGTCTTGTGTCCAGCTACTCTCTATGCTATTGACTGCCGCCACCACGGACAAGCTTGGTCGTCGTCCGCTGACGATCTACCCCTATGCGGTAACATCGGTGTCAGTCTTGTGCCTCGGAATTATTGGCTGCTTCGATTATACTAAGCCATCAACGAGCTCACTTCTG ATCTTCTTCGCATGTTTGGCAACGTTGTCCACCACTGGTGCATCGGCTATTGGCTATGCCTACGCCGCTGAGATTCCTCAGCAACGCTTGCGTGCAAAGACAGCCGGTTGGGCTCTCGCGTCTTCGAACTTGGTTGCTATCATGTTCAGTTTCTGCACGCCTTTGATGATCAACAATGCACCGGTCTCCCACTGGGGTGTCAAAACGGCTTTCTT CTTTGCAGGTACAGGGACAATTGCGGTAATTATCGCTTGGTTCCTTCTCCCCGAAGTGACACGCCGAACACCAGCTGAGATTGATGAGAT GTTCGAGAAGAAGGTCAACCTTCGAAAGTTCAAGGGGTATGTCACCGAAGTGCAGCTGCGCTCGAATGAGCAACGGGAGGACCAGGAGATGGGAGTCACAGCTTAA
- a CDS encoding Ribosomal protein S2, conserved site produces MPFLPIAASLLSVVASASSLSFNIPASPPSNSSKQLSAAPVGVSLEFFAFPEYIQHVESTKTCLQNLKDLTGTWPPLRIGGTTQDRATYDSSSTEAVTYKVASAGAAPATLTYGPSFISLAASYAGEVIMGLNRRLDDLSNTIAAARLVQRQMDNLYSIELGNEPTFFVDSDPIANGNPWTAAVDEASQVSWQDAVCGNLSATDLISAGVYFGTSPMNLVGLTAKEGDANDYVKDYCSHNYPQSAGSYNLAKLMEHSKIATQIEPFASEIAAAAGKGKPHIFGETNSATQGGGGISPTFGAGLWILDYVMQTVVKGTNALYFHHGTIGNCQYCWWGRYNIGSPYYGAYFATMTLAHADQIAPLDSQDTAYAAYAIYTAGTPVRVLLYNSDYYISTSGTRSSQIYTLSGLSSASLTAKRLTAPSATSRVDQGQNPTVAGQTFANGTCTIQGKESVETVTVSGGKATFTVAASEALLVYL; encoded by the exons ATGCCTTTTCTCCCCATCGCAGCCTCACTTTTGAGCGTCGTGGCTTCGGCTTCGAGCTTGAGCTTCAATATTCCGGCATCCCCGCCTTCCAATTCGAGTAAGCAGCTATCTGCAGCCCCCGTTGGCGTATC TCTGGAGTTCTTTGCGTTTCCCGAATACATTCAACATGTCGAATCAACAAAGACCTGTTTGCAGAACCTGAAGGATTTGACCGGAACATGGCCGCCGTTGAGAATCGGAGGCACGACTCA GGATCGGGCGACGTATGATAGCTCATCGACCGAGGCTGTCACCTACAAAGTGGCCAGCGCCGGTGCTGCGCCAGCGACTCTGACCTACGGCCCATCCTTTATTTCGTTGGCGGCAAGTTACGCCGGAGAAGTCATTATGGGATTGAATCGCCGATTGGATGATCTCTCGAACACCATTGCGGCCGCACGTCTCGTCCAGCGCCAAATGGACAACCTGTACTCCATTGAACTGGGAAATGAGCCGACCT TTTTCGTTGACAGCGATCCTATTGCCAATGGCAACCCCTGGACAGCGGCAGTTGATGAAGCATCCCAAGTGAGCTGGCAAGATGCGGTGTGCGGAAATCTCTCTGCAACTGATCTCATTTCAGCAGGTGTTTACTTTGGCACTTCACCCATGAACCTCGTAGGCCTCACCGCAAAAGAAGGGGATGCGAATGATTATGTGAAAGATTATTGTTCTCACAACTATCCGCAATCAGCGGGCTCCTACAACCTGGCCAAACTTATGGAACACAGCAAGATTGCCACCCAGATTGAGCCTTTCGCTTCTGAGatcgctgctgctgctggcaAAGGCAAGCCGCATATCTTCGGCGAGACTAACTCCG CAACCCAAGGTGGTGGTGGCATTAGCCCGACTTTTGGGGCTGGTCTCTGGATTCTGGACTACGTGATGCAGACCGTCGTCAAGGGCACAAATGCCCTCTATTTCCACCACGGTACCATTGGAAATT GCCAATACTGCTGGTGGGGCCGCTACAACATAGGTTCCCCTTACTACGGCGCTTATTTTGCGACCATGACACTCGCCCACGCCGATCAGATTGCACCTCTAGATAGCCAGGATACCGCCTACGCGGCCTACGCCATCTACACAGCCGGAACCCCGGTAAGGGTCCTACTCTACAATTCAGACTACTATATCTCTACTAGCGGAACGCGTTCGTCCCAGATTTACACCCTGTCTGGGCTTTCGTCCGCCAGTCTCACTGCTAAACGACTGACTGCCCCTTCCGCGACATCTCGGGTCGATCAGGGCCAGAACCCGACCGTTGCTGGCCAGACATTTGCCAATGGCACTTGCACTATTCAGGGTAAAGAGAGCGTGGAGACCGTCACTGTCTCTGGCGGGAAAGCAACCTTCACGGTTGCCGCTTCCGAAGCACTTCTGGTTTACCTGTAA
- a CDS encoding Six-hairpin glycosidase: protein MLELTRELWLMDSENLAFLAFHKTVWLTHLLGQSDRSKNQGYRTDWTPLPRGRRGVSPAEGGGPWTRITAHFTRRLSYLGCIQQYVDFCVKGPEMGTAVKRSATSLVGDGTKLVVFGSSE from the exons ATGCTTGAGCTGACCCGCGAGTTGTGGCTCATGGACTCGGAGAACTTGGCATTTTTGGCTTTCCACAAAACCGTCTGGCTAACACATCTGCTGGGTCAATCAGATCGTAGTAAAAACCAGGGCTATCGCACTGACTGGACCCCGCTCCCCAGAGGTCGCCGCGGTGTCAGTCCCGCCGAGGGTGGCGGTCCTTGGACACGGATTACGGCTCAT TTCACTCGACGTTTATCATACCTCGGCTGTATTCAGCAATACGTCGATTTCTGTGTGAAGGGGCCGGAGATGGGTACTGCAGTGAAAAGATCTGCGACCTCCCTTGTCGGCGATGGAACGAAACTGGTAGTCTTCGGCAGCAGTGAATGA
- a CDS encoding Thioesterase superfamily yields MYRRSITSLPHSLRTIAVPPRLSPLRPLIHSPAPKRPYTRSYSTAPSPAPQPPNVQRSRLRRFIGFTSIAIFAFAAGLTYQTQQTLSRIMATPTEEETLTAFIATDPTIVTIENTIRTHPVAEALRANPEFTESRPHLTIPEPMRERNLTAGTLAGPGKIVVPPYVFSERGGKTMVSLMYLGGDVCGHQGIIHGGLLATLLDEGLARCCFPALPNKVGVTANLNIDYRAPAMANQYVALRAETVKVEGRKAWVEGRIETLPRDGTEPVVLVEAKALFIEPRQAAALSSLYKVA; encoded by the exons ATGTACCGTCGATCTATAACTTCTCTTCCTCATTCTCTTCGCACTATTGCCGTACCCCCCCGACTCTCTCCTTTGCGACCCCTCATCCACTCCCCTGCTCCGAAGCGACCCTATACCCGGTCCTACTCTACCG CACCGAGTCCTGCTCCTCAACCTCCTAACGTGCAGCGGTCTCGTCTCCGCCGCTTCATCGGCTTCACCTCTATCGCCATCTTCGCCTTCGCCGCCGGGCTAACGTACCAAACCCAACAAACCCTCTCACGCATCAtggccaccccaaccgaAGAGGAGACCCTGACTGCATTCATTGCCACCGACCCCACGATTGTGACGATCGAGAACACAATCCGCACCCACCCCGTCGCCGAGGCCCTCCGGGCAAACCCCGAATTCACCGAATCACGGCCACACCTCACCATCCCGGAGCCTATGCGGGAACGCAACCTGACAGCCGGAACGCTCGCTGGGCCCGGGAAGATTGTCGTGCCGCCATATGTATTCAGTGAGCGCGGGGGCAAAACCATGGTCTCACTTATGTACCTGGGCGGTGATGTCTGCGGTCACCAGGGGATTATTCACGGCGGTCTACTGGCTACGTTATTGGATGAGGGTCTGGCGCGTTGTTGTTTCCCGGCTCTGCCGAACAAGGTTGGTGTTACGGCTAATTTGAATATTGATTACCGGGCTCCGGCTATGGCGAATCAATATGTTGCCCTCCGTGCGGAGACGGTCAAGGTCGAGGGTCGCAAGGCGTGGGTGGAAGGTCGAATTGAGACTCTGCCGAGGGATGGAACAGAGCCTGTGGTTTTGGTGGAGGCGAAGGCACTGTTCATTGAGCCTCGGCAAGCTGCT GCGCTTTCGAGTCTTTACAAAGTGGCGTGA
- a CDS encoding Adenylylsulfate kinase — MSTNITFHASALTRTERTELRNQQGLTIWLTGLSASGKSTLAVELEHQLVRDRGIHAYRLDGDNIRFGLNKDLGFSEADRNENIRRIAEVAKLFADSNSIAITSFISPYRKDRDTARQLHEAVTPGEETGLPFVEVYVDVPVEVAEQRDPKGLYKKAREGIIKEFTGISAPYEAPINPEVHVKNYELPVQDAVKQIIDYLDSKGYLPAKKE; from the exons ATGTCTAC CAACATCACCTTCCATGCCAGCGCCCTGACCCGCACCGAGCGCACCGAGCTGCGCAACCAGCAAGGTCTCACAATCTGGCTGACCGGACTCTCCGCCTCAGGCAAGTCCACCCTCGCCGTTGAGCTCGAGCACCAGCTTGTTCGCGACCGCGGTATCCACGCCTACCGTCTGGATGGCGACAACATCCGCTTCGGACTGAACAAGGACCTTGGCTTCAGCGAGGCTGACCGTAACGAGAATATTCGTCGCATTGCTGAGGTTGCCAAACTCTTCGCCGACTCCAACTCTATTGCCATTACTTCTTTTATCTCTCCCTACCGGAAGGATCGTGATACGGCCCGTCAGCTGCATGAGGCGGTCACCCCCGGCGAGGAGACTGGCCTGCCTTTCGTTGAGGTCTATGTTGATGTCCCTGTTGAGGTGGCTGAGCAGCGTGATCCCAAGGGCCTGTACAAGAAGGCTCGTGAGGGTATCATTAAGGAATTCACTGGTATCTCGGCTCCTTATGAGGCGCCTATCAACCCTGAGGTTCATGTGAAGAACTATGAGCTTCCTGTTCAGGACGCTGTCAAGCAAATTATTGATTACCTTGACTCCAAGGGTTACTTGCCTGCCAAGAAGGAGTAA
- a CDS encoding Vacuolar ATP synthase subunit c, which translates to MSKPSKYLLLSLPASIVPSHHRDDALEAVTTTVSPDNGSTTSFPIPEFKIGTLDALVQQADELSKLEASCQSVVAKVGDALKNILEDEAQIEQMKVVNDKPVDQYLRTFQWNKVKYRADKPLAELIDLLQKEAASIDNDIRFKYSQYNQVKNTLSTLQRKQTGNLSTKSLASVVDPKSIIQDSEYIETHLVAVPAQLVKDFLKTYETVAPMVVPRSAQLIASDSEFTLYAVTAFKKHSAEFVHKCREQKWIPRDFKYVEGGKEEERKEVERVGGDERKVWGETLRLGRTAWSEAVMVWIHILVLRVFVETVLRYGLPLDFVCALVRTQTTKQADRAKQNLENKYSYLAGNAFGRDKKGRMQRDDPGEIHPGGEGSADYTPYVFYEFGFN; encoded by the exons ATGTCTAAACCAAGCAAATACCtccttctttctctcccGGCCTCTATCGTCCCCTCGCACCATCGCGATGACGCCCTCGAAGCTGTCACGACCACCGTCTCCCCGGACAATGGCTCCACCACCTCCTTCCCAATCCCGGAGTTCAAGATCGGCACGCTAGATGCCCTTGTCCAGCAGGCGGACGAGCTGTCCAAGCTCGAGGCTTCTTGTCAGAGTGTCGTCGCCAAGGTCGGCGATGCGTTGAAAAATATCCTGGAGGACGAGGCGCAGATTGAGCAGATGAAGGTTGTCAATGACA AGCCAGTTGATCAGTACCTGCGCACTTTCCAATGGAACAAAGTCAAATACAGGGCCGATAAGCCCTTGGCCGAGCTGATTGATCTTCTGCAGAAG GAAGCGGCCAGCATCGACAACGATATCCGTTTCAAGTACTCCCAATATAACCAGGTCAAGAATACGCTTTCCACACTGCAGCGTAAGCAAAC AGGCAATCTCTCAACCAAGTCCCTCGCCTCAGTGGTCGACCCGAAATCCATCATCCAGGACTCCGAATATATCGAAACCCACCTCGTCGCCGTGCCCGCCCAGCTAGTAAAAGATTTTCTCAAGACCTACGAGACCGTCGCGCCAATGGTGGTCCCACGGTCCGCGCAGCTGATCGCCTCCGACAGCGAATTCACGCTTTACGCTGTGACAGCGTTCAAGAAGCACAGCGCCGAGTTCGTGCATAAGTGCCGTGAGCAGAAGTGGATCCCGCGCGATTTTAAGTACGTCGAAGGTGGAAAGGAGGAGGAGCGCAAGGAGGTTGAGCGTGTCGGTGGTGATGAGCGTAAGGTATGGGGTGAGACTTTGCGACTCGGTCGCACGGCTTGGAGTGAGGCTGTTATGGTCTGGATTCACATTTTGGTTCTGAGAGTGTTTGTCGAGACGGTGCTGCGGTATGGATTGCCGTTGGATTTCGTCTGCGCTTTGGTCCGG ACGCAAACTACCAAACAAGCGGACCGCGCCAAGCAAAACCTCGAGAATAAGTACTCGTATTTGGCAGGCAATGCCTTTGGGCGGGACAAGAAGGGTCGTATGCAACGGGATGATCCTGGTGAGATTCACCCCGGTGGCGAGGGTAGCGCAGACTACACGCCGTATGTGTTTTATGAATTCGGCTTCAACTAA